The following are encoded together in the Oncorhynchus masou masou isolate Uvic2021 chromosome 5, UVic_Omas_1.1, whole genome shotgun sequence genome:
- the aqp7 gene encoding aquaporin-7 isoform X1: MHAMEQGSVQEHGRSRKLSKIWVINERVRVGLAEALSTYVMMVFGLGSVAQVVTGHGAFGEYLSVNLGFGLGVAMGVHIGGRVSGAHMNAAVSFSMCLFGRLGWRMLPVYILSQLIGSFLAAGTIYSLYYDAIYHYCGGNLTVSGPKATAGIFATYPAPYLSLHAGFLDQVIGTAMLLLCLMALSDQRNQPAPSGGEPIAVGLLVLLIGVSLGSNSGYAINPSRDLGPRIFTAIAGWGPEVFRAGNGWWWVPVLAPMVGGVTGASIYKVFVELHHPSPCEHRREIEDEAEPLDMQKNLSPEVCV, encoded by the exons ATGCATGCGATGGAGCAGGGGAGCGTTCAAGAGCATGGAAGAAGTAGAAAACTCTCCAAGATCTGGGTGATAAATGAACGTGTTCGAGTGGGACTCGCAGAAGCCCTCAGCACCTATGTCATGATG GTGTTTGGCTTGGGCTCTGTGGCACAGGTCGTGACTGGACACGGTGCGTTCGGAGAGTACCTTAGTGTCAACCTGGGCTTCGGCCTGGGCGTGGCTATGGGAGTGCATATTGGCGGGAGGGTCTCAG GGGCCCATATGAACGCAGCAGTATCATTCTCCATGTGTCTCTTTGGTCGTTTGGGTTGGAGGATGCTTCCCGTCTATATCCTCAGTCAGCTGATAGGCTCCTTCTTGGCTGCTGGGACCATATACTCCCTTTACTATG ACGCCATATACCACTACTGTGGAGGGAATCTGACTGTCTCTGGCCCAAAGGCTACAGCTGGGATCTTTGCTACCTACCCAGCACCCTACCTCTCGCTTCATGCTGGATTCTTAGACCAG GTGATCGGCACGGCCATGTTGTTGCTATGCCTGATGGCCCTGTCTGACCAAAGGAACCAGCCTGCTCCATCGGGGGGTGAGCCCATCGCTGTGGGCCTGTTGGTACTGCTCATAGGAGTCTCTCTGGGGAGCAACAGTGGATACGCTATCAACCCTAGCCGCGACCTGGGACCTCGAATCTTCACCGCTATAGCAGGCTGGGGGCCAGAGGTGTTCCG AGCAGGTAACGGCTGGTGGTGGGTACCTGTACTTGCCCCCATGGTGGGAGGAGTCACAGGGGCTTCCATCTACAAGGTCTTTGTGGAATTGCACCACCCCTCCCCCTGTGAAcacaggagggagatagaggacgAGGCAGAGCCTTTGGATATGCAGAAAAACCTCAgcccagaggtgtgtgtgtga
- the aqp7 gene encoding aquaporin-7 isoform X2, with product MHAMEQGSVQEHGRSRKLSKIWVINERVRVGLAEALSTYVMMVFGLGSVAQVVTGHGAFGEYLSVNLGFGLGVAMGVHIGGRVSGAHMNAAVSFSMCLFGRLGWRMLPVYILSQLIGSFLAAGTIYSLYYDAIYHYCGGNLTVSGPKATAGIFATYPAPYLSLHAGFLDQVIGTAMLLLCLMALSDQRNQPAPSGGEPIAVGLLVLLIGVSLGSNSGYAINPSRDLGPRIFTAIAGWGPEVFR from the exons ATGCATGCGATGGAGCAGGGGAGCGTTCAAGAGCATGGAAGAAGTAGAAAACTCTCCAAGATCTGGGTGATAAATGAACGTGTTCGAGTGGGACTCGCAGAAGCCCTCAGCACCTATGTCATGATG GTGTTTGGCTTGGGCTCTGTGGCACAGGTCGTGACTGGACACGGTGCGTTCGGAGAGTACCTTAGTGTCAACCTGGGCTTCGGCCTGGGCGTGGCTATGGGAGTGCATATTGGCGGGAGGGTCTCAG GGGCCCATATGAACGCAGCAGTATCATTCTCCATGTGTCTCTTTGGTCGTTTGGGTTGGAGGATGCTTCCCGTCTATATCCTCAGTCAGCTGATAGGCTCCTTCTTGGCTGCTGGGACCATATACTCCCTTTACTATG ACGCCATATACCACTACTGTGGAGGGAATCTGACTGTCTCTGGCCCAAAGGCTACAGCTGGGATCTTTGCTACCTACCCAGCACCCTACCTCTCGCTTCATGCTGGATTCTTAGACCAG GTGATCGGCACGGCCATGTTGTTGCTATGCCTGATGGCCCTGTCTGACCAAAGGAACCAGCCTGCTCCATCGGGGGGTGAGCCCATCGCTGTGGGCCTGTTGGTACTGCTCATAGGAGTCTCTCTGGGGAGCAACAGTGGATACGCTATCAACCCTAGCCGCGACCTGGGACCTCGAATCTTCACCGCTATAGCAGGCTGGGGGCCAGAGGTGTTCCG GTAA